Sequence from the Salvelinus alpinus chromosome 27, SLU_Salpinus.1, whole genome shotgun sequence genome:
tgtctgtctgtctgtctgtctgtctgtctgtctgtctgtctgtctgtctgtctgtctgtctgtctgtctgtctgtctgtctgtctgtctgtctgtctgtctgtctgtctgtctgtctgtctgtctgtctgtctgtctctaatttAGACTCTACAACACCTGAGGCCAGCACTACAGAACAAATAACTACAGTTGataacacaacacaactgaccaCAGTTACCAGTAAGTATCATCAAGTTCTGGAGAACAAAATGTGTGTTTCTTCCCTGCTGTAGACTCTACAACAACTGCACCCATAACAGGACAAAGTACTACAgctgacaccacaacacaactgacCACAGTTACCAGTAAATAAAATCAAGTACTGGTGAAAATAATTTGTTCAGAATTTCAGTTCTTCATAAAATtgtcacaatctctctctctttctctctctctttctctctctctctctctgtaatttaGACTCTACAACACCTGAGGTCAACACTACAGAACAAAGTACTACAgctgacaccacaacacaactgacCACAGTTACCAGTAAATAAAATCAAGTACTGGTGAAAATAATTTGTTCTGAAATTCAGGTCTTCACACTTTTGtcacaatatctctctctctctccctcgctgtctgtctgtctgtctgtctgtctgtctgtctgtctgtctgtctgtctgtctgtctgtctgtctgtctgtctgtctgtctgtctgtctgtctgtctgtctgtctgtctgtctgtctgtctgtctgtctgtctgtctgtctgtctgtctgtctgtctgtctgtctgtctgtctctaatttAGACTCTACAACACCTGAGGCCAGCACTACAGAACAAATAACTACAGGTGataacacaacacaactgaccaCAGTTACCAGTAAGTATCATCAAGTTCTGGAGAACAAAATGTGTGTTTCTTCCCTGCTGTAGACTCTACAACAACTGCACCCATAACAGGACAAAGTACTACAGCTGACCTCACAACACAATTTACCACAGTTACCAGTAAATAAAATCAAGTACTGGTGAAAATAATTTGTTCAGAATTTCAGTTCTTCATAAAATtgtcacaatctctctctctttctctctctctttctctctctctctctctgtaatttaGACTCAACAACACCTGAGGTCAACACTACAGAACAAAGTACTACAGCTGacctcacaacacaactgaccacAGTTACCAGTAAATAAAATCAAGTACTGGTGAAAACAATTTGTTCAGAATTTCAGGTCTTCACACTTTTGtcacaatatctctctctctccctcgctgtctgtctgtctgtctgtctgtctgtctgtctgtctgtctgtctgtctgtctgtctgtctgtctgtctgtctgtctgtctgtctgtctgtctgtctgtctgtctgtctgtctgtctgtctgtctgtctgtctgtctgtctgtctgtttgtctctctctctctctctctctctctctctctctctctctctctctctctctctctctctctctctctctctctaatttagACTCTACAACACCTGAGGCCAACACTACAGAACAAAGTACTACAGCTGACCCCACAACACAACTGACCACAGTTACCAGTAAATAAAATCAAGTACTGGTGAAAATAATTTGTTCAGAATTTCAGTTCTTCATAAAATtgtcacaatctctctctctctttctctctctctctctctaatttagACTCTACAACACCTGAGGCCAGCACTACAGAACAAATAACTACAgttgacaacacaacacaactgaccaCAGTTACCAGTAAGTATCATCAAGTTCTGGAGAACAAAATGTGTGTTTCTTCCCTGCTGTAGACTCTACAACAACTGCACCCATAACAGGACAAAGTACTACAGCTGACCTCCCAACACAACTGACCACAGTTACCAGTAAATAAAATCAAGTACTGGTGAAAATAATTTGTTCAGAATTTCAGTTCttcataaatgtgtgtgtgtgtctctctctctctctctctctctctctctctctctctctctctctctctctctctctctctgtctctctgtctctctgtctctctgtctccctgtctctctctctctctctgtctctctctccctccctctctctctctgtctctctgtctctctgtctctctgtctctctctctctctgtctctctctctctgtctctgctctctctctctgtgtctctctctctctctctctctctctctctctctctctctctctctctctctctctctctctctctctctctctctctctctctctctctctctctctctctctctctctctctgtgtgtctctgtgtgtctctctgtctctctgtctctctctctctctctctctctctctctctctctctctctctctctctctctctctctctctctctctctctctctctctctctctctctctctctctctctctctctctctctctctctctctctctctctctctctctctgtgtctctctctctctctctgtgtctctgtgtgtgtttaagaCTCTACGAGTCTTGAGGCCAGCACTACAGAACAAATAACTACAgttgacaacacaacacaactgaccaCAGTTACCAGTAAGTATCATCAAGTTCTGGAGAACAAAATGTGTGTTTCTTCCCTGCTGTAGACTCTACAACAACTGCACCCATAACAAGTCAAAGTACTACAGCTGACCTCACAACACAATTTACCACAGTTACCAGTAAATAAAATCAAGTACTGGTGAAAATAATTTGTTCAGAATTTCAGTTCTTCATAAAATtgtcacaatctctctctctctttctctctctctctctctaatttagACTCTACAACACCTGAGGCCAGCACTACAGAACAAATAACTACAgttgacaacacaacacaactgaccaCAGTTACCAGTAAGTATCATCAAGTTCTGGAGAACAAAATGTGTGTTTCTTCCCTGCTGTAGACTCTACAACAACTGCACCCATAACAGGACAAAGTACTACAGCTGACCTCCCAACACAACTGACCACAGTTACCAGTAAATAAAATCAAGTACTGGTGAAAATAATTTGTTCAGAATTTCAGTTCttcataaatgtgtgtgtgtgtctctctctctctctctctctctctctctctctctctctctctctctctctctctctctctctctctctctgtctctctgtctctctgtctctctgtctccctgtctctctctctctctgtctctctctccctccctctctctctctgtctctctgtctctctgtctctctgtctctctctctctctgtctctctctctctgtctctctctctctctgtgtctctctctctctctgctctctctctctctctctctctctctctctctctctctctctctctctctctctctctctctctctctctctctctctctctctctctctctctctctctcgtgtgtctctgtgtgtctctctgtctctctgtctctctgtctctctctctctctctctgtctctctctctctctctctctctctctctctctctctctctctctctctctctctctctctctctctctctctctctctctctctctctctctctctctctctctctctgtgtctctctctctctctctgtgtctctgtgtgtgtttaagaCTCTACGAGTCTTGAGGCCAGCACTACAGAACAAATAACTACAgttgacaacacaacacaactgaccaCAGTTACCAGTAAGTATCATCAAGTTCTGGAGAACAAAATGTGTGTTTCTTCCCTGCTGTAGACTCTACAACAACTGCACCCATAACAAGTCAAAGTACTACAGCTGACCTCACAACACAATTTACCACAGTTACCAGTAAATAAAATCAAGTACTGGTGAAAATAATTTGTTCAGAATTTCAGTTCTTCAtaaatgtgtgtgtctctctctctctctctttctctctctctctctctctctctctctctctctctctctctctctctctctctctctctctctctctctctctctctctctctctctctctctctttctctctctctgtctctctgtctctctgtctctgtctctgtctctgtctctgtctctctctctctctctgtctctctctctctctgtctctctctctctgtctctctctctctgtgtctctctctctctctgtgtctctctctctctctctctctctctctctctctctctctctctctctctctctctctctctctctctggctctctgtctctctctctctctgtctctctctctctctctctgtctctctctgtctctctgtgtctctctctctctctctctcctctctctctctctctctgtgtctctctctctctctctgtgtctctgtgtgtgtttaagaCTCTACGAGTCTTGAGGCCAGCACTACAGAACAGATCACTACAGTTGATCTCACAAAACAATTTACCACAGTTACCAGTAAATACAATCAAGTACTAGTGAAAATGATTTGTTCTGAACTTCAGTTCTTCACAAGTTTGTCACAAGCTCTCTCgctttctgtttgtctgtctgtctctttctctctctctctctctgctttagaCTTTACGACACCTGAGGCCAGCACTACAGAACAAAATACGACAGCTGacctcacaacacaactgaccacGGTTaccagtatgtactgtaggctaacATATTTTAGTTCAGAACAAAATTGCATTTTGGTTGTCACTATCTGTCACAATATAACTGACTACAGTGACCAGGCTAAGTGCTTTTGAAGGCAAGCAAATATTACTTTTGGAGTTTGTTATGAGTTTCTGTTAATCTGCTTCTTCTCTATCATTATGTTCCCTCCCTGCTGTAGACTCTAGTGCACCTGCACCCACAACACAACAGAGTACTACAGCTGacctcacaacacaactgaccacAGTTACCAGTAAGTGTACGCTAATATATTTTAGTTCAGAACAAAGTTGTATTAACGTGTCACTATCTGTCACAATAGAACTGACACTAGTGACCAGCAGACTAAGTGTATTTAAAGGCTGATAAAAAATTCTTACTGAACATACTAGGAGTTTATATTAATCTGTTTCTTCTTCAATCTATCACTGTGttgcttatcaaatcaaatttatttatatagcccttcttacatcagctgatatctcaaagtgctgtacagaaacccagcctaaaaccccaaacagcaagcaatgcaggtgtagaagcacggtggctaggaaaaactccctagaaaggccaaaacctaggaagaaacctagagaggaaccaggctatgaggggtggccagtcctcttctggctgtgccgggtggagattataacagaacatggccaagatgttcaaatgttcataaatgaccagcagggtcaaataataataatcacaggagttgtcgagggtgcagcaagtcagcacctcaggagtaaatgtcagttggcttttcatagccgatcattaagagtatctctaccactcctgctgtctctagagagttgaaaacagcaggtctgggacaggtagcacgtctggtgaacaggtcagggttccatagcagcaggcagaacagttgaaactggagcagcagcacggccaggtggactggggacagcaaggagtcatcatgccaggtagtcctgaggcatggtcctagggctcaggtcctccgagagagaaaatgaaagagagaaagagagaattagagagagcatacttaaattcacacaggacaccggataagacaggagaagtactccagatataacaaactgaccctagccccccgacacataaactactgcagcataaatactggaggctgagacaggaggggtcaggagacactgtggccccatccgatgatacccccggacagcgccaaacaggaaggatataaccccacccactttgcaaaagcacagcccccacaccactagagggatatcttcaaacaccaacttaccatcctgagacaaggccgagtatagcccacaaagatctccgccatggcacaacccaagggggggggggggggcgccaacccagacaggaagatcacgtcagtgactcaactcactcaagtgacgcacccctcctagggatggcgtgaaagagcaccagtaagccagtgactcagcccctgtaatagggttagaggcagagaatcccagtggagagaggagaaccggccaggcagagacagcaagggtggttcgttgcaaAGGTGGCCTTTCCGTTCAcattcacactcctgggccagactacactcaatcatatgacccactgaagagatgagtcttcagtaaagacttaaaagttgaggccgagtctgcgtctctcacatgggtaggcagaccattccataaaaattgagatctataggagaaagccctgcctccagctgtttgcttagaaattctacgGACAATTAGGAGttctgcgtcttgtgaccgtagcgtacgtgtaggtatgtacggcaggaccaaatcggaaagataggtaggagcaagcccatgtaatggtttgtaggttagcagtaaaaccttgaaatcagcccttgccttaacaggaagccagtgtagggaggctagcactggagtaatatgatcaaagtttttggttctagtcaggattctagcagccgtatttagcactaactgaagtttatttagtgctttatccgggtagccggaaagtagagcatagcagtagtctaacctagaagtaacaaagcATGGATTAATATAACTGACTACAGTGACCAGGCTAAGTGCTTTTGAAGGCAAGCAAATATTACTTTCTGAGTTTGTTATGAGTTTCTGTTAATCTGCTTCTTCTCTATCACTATGTTCCCTCCCTGCTGTAGACTCTAGTGCACCTGCACCCACAACACAACAGAGTACTACAGCTGacctcacaacacaactgaccacAGTTACCAGTAAGTGTACGCTAATATATTTTAGTTCAGAACAAAGTTGCATTAACGTGTCACTATCTGTCACAACAGAACTGACACTAGTGACCAGTTAACTAAGAGCTTCTAAAGGCTGGTAAAACAATTCTAAACATAGTATGAGTTTATATTAATCTGTTTCTTCTTCAATCTATCACTGTGTTGCTTGTCTCTTGGTAGACTTTACTACACCTGCAGCCACAGCAAAACAGACCACTACAGTTGACCCCACAACacaatttaccaaagttacctgGAAATACAGTCATTAACTGCTGAAAGTAATTTATTCTGAATCTCAGTTCCTCACACATTTGTCacaatctctgtttctctcttgttaAGACTCTACGACACCTGAGGTCAGCATTACAGAACAAATGACCAAAGTTACCAGTAAGTTTCATCAAGTTCTGGAGAACAAAACTTGTCTGAAGCAAAGTTCACCACCAAAAGATCTGACATTCAATCACCATGTTTCTTCCCTTCTGTAGACTCTACAACAACTCCACCCACAACAGGACAAAGTACTACAGCTGACCCCACAACACAACTGACCACAATTACCAGTATGACGGCTAACATATTTTATTTCAAAACAAAATGGCATTTTTGTTGTCACTATCTGTCACAACAGAACTGACCACATTGACCAGGCTAAGTGCATCTGAAGGCTATCAAATAGTACTTTCTGAGTCATTATGAGTTTCTGTTAATCTGCTTCTTTAGTTTATCACTATGTTACTTCTCTCTTGGTAGACTCTACTACACCTGCAGCTACAATAAAACAGATCAATACAGCTGACCCCACAACACAACCGACCACAGATACTAGTAAATGTCATGAACTTCTGTATAACAAAACCTGTCTAAAGCGGACTCCACCAAACAGACCTAACAATCTATGTTACTTCTCTGCTGTAGACTCTACTGCACCCACAAATACATGAACCACTGAATCAACAACAGCATTAAGTACAAAAACAACACCACCAACTATGataacaccaccaccaacaacaattGCAAAACCTGCTGGTGTGTGTAAGAATAGaggatgtttctgaacacttctagaTGAATCCTGACCACATTCACCAGTAGGTGAACCATAGTTCACCAAACAGATCTAACAATGTAACAGTCTGCCACTACTGTATATTACCGCGTTGCTGTAGCCTCTGCAACACCTAAGCCcacaacagaacagagaacaaccTCCACAGGTGTTGTTCTGTGATTCACCTACAGTTTTGTACTGTAGCTTTCACTTACTACTACGCCATGTGTCTCTCCCAACAGGAACTACAGTAACTACTGAACCAACACCAGCAACTACAAAAacgacaccaccaccaccaccaccaacaacaacaacaacaacaacaacaacaataccaccaccaacaccaccagcaccaacaacaacaccaccagcaccaacaacaacagcaccagcaccagcaccaacaacaacaacaacaacaacaataccaccaccaacaccaccagcaccaacaacaacagcaccagcaccaacaacaacagcaccagcaccaacaacaacaacaacaacaactgcaaAACCAACTGGTATGTGTAAGAAtagaagatgtttctgaacactgcAAAATGAATCCTGATTATGCCATGATAATGAAAAATCATGAATCAATCATGAATATTGACGGGTGAGAAGGTTACAgtggctacaacaaaacatgttaaCCTCTCAGCATGAGCAATAGCattttgggggtatgatctttgtgcctctGTTAATTTCTCAGTCATCATTATTCACCATTCATTCacgattatccataatcatggtagcatccacatgaatgtagaagtgttcagagaCATCTTCTATTCTTACTTACGATAAAAGggtctccaaaatgacacaatgcattattcaccattcagttcctatAGGGAAAaatataatctgaaacacaaacaaaacatTATGCAAATGATTTCAATGAGTTTGTtcgagtcacaagcttgatttaGTCATTGAGTGCAAGGAATATGGGAACAAATACTACACTTGTGACTACTTTACTACACTATAAGTACATTTTTTCAAATACTTATGACTTTCTCAAATgtggggactagatacataaagtgctttaatttctttatttttttaatctattttttttattttaaaaaatacccaattttctccccaatttcatggtatcagtcagttcagttcagtcagtctcatcactgcaactcccgtacggactcgtgagaggcgaaggtcaagagctgtgcgtcctccgaaacacaacccaaccaagccgtactgcctcttgacacaatgcccacttaacccggaagccagccgcaccaatgtgtcggaggaaacaccgtacacctggcgaccgtttcagcgtgcactgtgcccggccagCCACAgaagtcactagtgcgcgatgggacaaggacatccctgccggccaaaccttcccctaacccggacgatgctggaacaattgtgtgccaccccatgggtctcctggtcgcggccggctgtgacagagcctggactcgaacccaaaatctctagtggcacagcaagcactgccttagaccactgcgccactcgagaggccatgtgctttcatttctaaacggtaaaacagatatgtatgaaaataccctcaaataaaaggacacattctgtactgttgcctcatatgaaacatttgatttcaATTCCAAAAGGCTGGAGTATAaaacttcactgtccaaatacatatggagGGGAGTGAATAAGAGGATATACAGTATAGGTAGCAACAATTCCATTCCATTTAAGCATGTTTGTCATTCTTCTTCTTTTGTTTCAGATATTCTGTTGCTGGCGATGTCCTTCAAAATGATTGGAGATTTCACTAGCGACCTAAATGATAAAAATAGTGACAAATACAAAAAGTACAAAGGCGATATTGAACCAGTTGTAAGTACATGACTCAAGCTATTGTTGGCCCAAGTAAATACTCAAATGCATTAAATAACTATTCATACAATTATCCAGCCAGGGTACATTTTCAGTGTAATGATTATGAATGCTTCGGATGTACActatgtatacaaaagtatgtggacaccccttcaaattagtggattcggctatttcaaccacacccattactgacaggtgtataaaaccaagccatgcaatctccataggaaacattggcagtagaactaaagagctcagtggctttcaacatggctgttattgtgaagtgaaaacgtctagaagcaacaacggctcagccgcgaagtggtaggccacacgagctcacagaacgggaccgcagtgCTGAAGAGCAttgcgcgtaaaaattgtctgtccttggttgcaaccctcacaaccaagttccaaactgcctcgggaagcaatgtcagcacaataactttttgtcgggagctttatgaaatgggcttccattgccgagcagccgcacacaagcctaagatcaccatgcgcaatgctaaacatcggctggagtggtgtaaagctcaccgccattggactctggagcagtggaaatgcgttctctggagtgatggatcacgcttcaccatctggcagtccgacaaactaatctgggtttggcggatgccaggagaacgctacctgcccaaatgcatagttccaactgtaaagtttggtggaggaggaataatggtctgtggctgtttttcatggttcaggctccttagctccagtgaagggaaatcttaacgctacagcgtacaatgacattctagatgattctgtgcttccaacattgtggcaacagtttggggaaggcccttttctgtttcagcctgataatgcccccgtgcacaaagcgaggtccatacagaaatggtttgtcgagatcgttgtggaagaacttgactggcctgaacagagccctgacctcaaccccatcgaacacctttgggatgaattggaacgccaactgcgagccaggcctaattgcccaacatcacctcactaatgctcttgtggctgaaaggaatcaagtccccacagcaatgttccaacatctagtggaaagccttccagaagagtggctgttgtagcagcaaaagggggaccaactccatattaatgcccatgattttgaaatgagatgttcgacgagcaggtttccacatacttttggtcatgtagtgcattGGAAACATTGCGATTTTGTTTTACATGATCAATATCATTATCTCACACAGATCCGGGCCCAGTATAGGAACAACATGCCAGGGTTTATTTCAGCAACATTGACAAGTTTCAGGTAGGTATCTACTGTTGTTATGGAAGTAAGCTGTTTCCATTCAAcatgtatttatttctgtattctcTCTTTGGTTCCTGTTAACAGCCGTGGAAGTGTTATAGCCAACTTTGATGTTAGGACCACAGCTGCAGACCCCACTGAAATTACCAAAGCTAATGCTGGACTTGCAACATCACTTTCAGCTGATTATCAAGTTGATATGAGCTCTTTCAATATTATTTATAACAGTAAGTCCTTAAAAACGTTCTCAAATCACATTATTGCAAATTCTTATGACCAAAAAAAAGATGCTTTAAATATCGGTCTACAAAACTGTTGACCACGAATTTCTCAATCTATTCCAAGGTAGCACGGTATTAAGTTATAAACCAACTACCATTTACTCTGGTGGCACCATGACTCTGGAGTGTGGACCACCTCCTGATAATGTAAAGATGGGCATTATTAGAAACGTTGAGTGGAAACGAAAGGGAAGAGTTTTAACATCGACTGGAAGGTTCAACATCAGTACAGATGATTTTGCATCACAAAAGACAAAACTTGGTATCAAAACTGTAATTGCTGAGGATGAAGGTAAGTTGAAGAGTGCATTTTTTAcgcttattttttttatacaattaAACTACCCTGGCAGGAAAGCAGGAGTCTATAGTCTAAATATTATCAATTGTGTAATGACAATTTTATGACCTTTTTTTAATCACTGTTACATTTTGGTTTCTATAACATTGAAATCTCAAAACCCAGAGCATACCCACCCAAAGTTAAAGAAGACAAAGGGATGATACATTTGTTCTGCCCAGATATTGTTTCTTGACTCAACAATGTCAATATTGTTTCATCCCAGGGAAATATGAATGCACTCTGAAGAGTGACGAAATCTATTTCTACCAAACGGGTCAAATTGAAATCAAAGATGCTCCCATTATTCAAACGAATACAGAAATCAATACCAAATGTGTGGTGGGGAATGGTCAGCCATTGGAGTGTTGTGTGCAGACTCCCTATAAACTAATGTGGAAAGAAGGCAATGTACAATTGCTCACAAGTAAGTGTTAGTTGATAATCAGACTTCCTTTTCAATATGACAAGAGACCAAATAAATTAAtgcataaaccatgttgtctacATTATAACAAtctgacatttttttttacatgtattattTATAGATGAGACTCCTGACAATTGCATTAAATATAACTATAAAATTCAAAACTGTGATGGATCATCAAAAGTTGTCACATTAACATGCCAAGTGAAAGACCCAACAGGATATGAAAAGACTACAAAATTGACTATTTTCGTAGGAGGTAAGTACAGTATTTTCTGTCTTTGAATATAGTATTTGCTGTTTCAAATTTctgaaaaaaaatatgttttctagCTATAATTTGCAACGATCTGGAATATGGTAGTGGCCAAGAGAAAGACACATCAGTGGCACCATGTAATAAAGGTGAGGATGGAAGAAAGACAGCGATTTGTGAAAGCAGTGGAAGCAGTGGAagttggaaacttcagagtgacACTTGTGTCTTGACTGCAATCAATGAGCTACTAACCTCATCTCAGGTAATACTTTTTAATAACACCTACCATGACTGGTAAACCCTAGCAATCGTTGTCTTAACTGTATTTATAATTTGGAGCATGATTTTCTGTTGTTGTTATCCATTTGAAGGAAAACTAATTTGTACGATTTGAGAGTTTTGTAAGCAATtatgatatttatttattttcaaacaTGTCTCTCTTAGATGTCCTAAATGTAAGTGtatgacatacagtatattttctAAGTATAATCCTATCTTCCTCTGCAGGACTTGAAAGAGGCAACAGTTGAAGAATTTTTAACAAAACTTAATAATACCTCTGTCGATCTAAAAGATCAAATCGTTAGTTCAAGTGCAACTATTTCGACCATTGTTGATATTCTGAGAATTGTTGCAAGTGTTTCAAAGAACATCAGCCAGTCTGAGATAAAGGTATGTTGAAAACAAACATAACAAGCACAGATAAACTGTAGAGATCAGTGCAAGAGAAACAAAAATATACAGTTTATCAGTTCACTTGGTTTTAGTATACTTTGAATGCATGAAGTTTGGAAAATAAGTTGATGCTTTAAATAAACTAAAACTAATGAAATACACTTAAGTTTATTGATAGTGGTGAGATAAGCATAAGTGCATGTTTTGCttaaaataaaaatttaaaaaagtattAACATTAAGTTTGGACCTAACTCAGATTTCTCATTGACTCCCCAGAACATTCTAGAAACAGTGAATGTCCTAGTTTCTGATGAAGCAAAACAATCCTGGACCTTTCTCAATGCCGACCAAAATAAGAACACCAGCTCTAGTTTACTGGGCTCCATGGAATTCTTTGCAGG
This genomic interval carries:
- the LOC139556388 gene encoding adhesion G protein-coupled receptor F4-like isoform X2, coding for MTKVTNSTTTPPTTGQRTTVTTEPTPATTKTTPPPPPPTTTTTTTTTIPPPTPPAPTTTPPAPTTTAPAPAPTTTTTTTIPPPTPPAPTTTAPAPTTTAPAPTTTTTTTAKPTDILLLAMSFKMIGDFTSDLNDKNSDKYKKYKGDIEPVIRAQYRNNMPGFISATLTSFSRGSVIANFDVRTTAADPTEITKANAGLATSLSADYQVDMSSFNIIYNSSTVLSYKPTTIYSGGTMTLECGPPPDNVKMGIIRNVEWKRKGRVLTSTGRFNISTDDFASQKTKLGIKTVIAEDEGKYECTLKSDEIYFYQTGQIEIKDAPIIQTNTEINTKCVVGNGQPLECCVQTPYKLMWKEGNVQLLTNETPDNCIKYNYKIQNCDGSSKVVTLTCQVKDPTGYEKTTKLTIFVGAIICNDLEYGSGQEKDTSVAPCNKGEDGRKTAICESSGSSGSWKLQSDTCVLTAINELLTSSQDLKEATVEEFLTKLNNTSVDLKDQIVSSSATISTIVDILRIVASVSKNISQSEIKNILETVNVLVSDEAKQSWTFLNADQNKNTSSSLLGSMEFFAGSLPTKSFNVTTKLILLNQDTFDNSFRADLNSSVLIEIPETNSNHLTITTLTFYSLSNVLPARNGSNQSVNDNIINGLVVLVKLNGTTKNVSLSFDKVNKSLTYNPQCVFWNFSLFNSLGGWDNAGCKVMSNEEGQVTCHCNHLTSFSILMSSSIPKVIQDALDIITYVGVGISMGSLVICLIIEACVWKAMTRNNTSYMRHVSIVNIAVSLLIADIWFIIGASISKNTLENPGEETTTPIPACSAATFFIHFFYLALFFWMLISGLLLFYRTVLVFSHMSKSTMLAIGFSVGYGAPLIIAVITVAATAPSGGYINENQACWLNWDKTRALLAFVIPALTIVVINFLILIVVLYKMLRRGVGDATQPDERNAVVVIARCLAILTPFFGLTWGLGVGTMVDPTNKGIHIVFALFNSLQGFFVLVFGTLLDGKIRSAIAGTFSSILPGSDRTRSTSGGAATSSTSALNFIRRRIRRNVYNVSEAANSSNSTGATESFINT
- the LOC139556388 gene encoding adhesion G protein-coupled receptor F4-like isoform X1 — translated: MTKVTNSTTTPPTTGQSTTADPTTQLTTITRTTVTTEPTPATTKTTPPPPPPTTTTTTTTTIPPPTPPAPTTTPPAPTTTAPAPAPTTTTTTTIPPPTPPAPTTTAPAPTTTAPAPTTTTTTTAKPTDILLLAMSFKMIGDFTSDLNDKNSDKYKKYKGDIEPVIRAQYRNNMPGFISATLTSFSRGSVIANFDVRTTAADPTEITKANAGLATSLSADYQVDMSSFNIIYNSSTVLSYKPTTIYSGGTMTLECGPPPDNVKMGIIRNVEWKRKGRVLTSTGRFNISTDDFASQKTKLGIKTVIAEDEGKYECTLKSDEIYFYQTGQIEIKDAPIIQTNTEINTKCVVGNGQPLECCVQTPYKLMWKEGNVQLLTNETPDNCIKYNYKIQNCDGSSKVVTLTCQVKDPTGYEKTTKLTIFVGAIICNDLEYGSGQEKDTSVAPCNKGEDGRKTAICESSGSSGSWKLQSDTCVLTAINELLTSSQDLKEATVEEFLTKLNNTSVDLKDQIVSSSATISTIVDILRIVASVSKNISQSEIKNILETVNVLVSDEAKQSWTFLNADQNKNTSSSLLGSMEFFAGSLPTKSFNVTTKLILLNQDTFDNSFRADLNSSVLIEIPETNSNHLTITTLTFYSLSNVLPARNGSNQSVNDNIINGLVVLVKLNGTTKNVSLSFDKVNKSLTYNPQCVFWNFSLFNSLGGWDNAGCKVMSNEEGQVTCHCNHLTSFSILMSSSIPKVIQDALDIITYVGVGISMGSLVICLIIEACVWKAMTRNNTSYMRHVSIVNIAVSLLIADIWFIIGASISKNTLENPGEETTTPIPACSAATFFIHFFYLALFFWMLISGLLLFYRTVLVFSHMSKSTMLAIGFSVGYGAPLIIAVITVAATAPSGGYINENQACWLNWDKTRALLAFVIPALTIVVINFLILIVVLYKMLRRGVGDATQPDERNAVVVIARCLAILTPFFGLTWGLGVGTMVDPTNKGIHIVFALFNSLQGFFVLVFGTLLDGKIRSAIAGTFSSILPGSDRTRSTSGGAATSSTSALNFIRRRIRRNVYNVSEAANSSNSTGATESFINT